A stretch of the Archangium violaceum genome encodes the following:
- the fdhD gene encoding formate dehydrogenase accessory sulfurtransferase FdhD: MTGDKHPLPPGVTRRPVRRYTSDGQLAPAEPDAVALEEPLDIRVSGDTVAVTMRTPGADRFLVTGFLFAEGLIHSAEDLGGLAHCGRPGEEGYGNIVEVTPAPGLVIDLERVGATKRGTLTTAACGVCGRRSVDDLMATCSPVPPGPELPASVLARATEHLRTVQPNFARTGGVHAAAALDETGKVLAAFEDVGRHNAVDKVVGALLLEHGLRSARASQPAAMRPTVLVVSGRVSFEIIQKAAMARCPIVASVSAGSSLAIDLAERAGITLATFVRNGRFNVYTHPERIHEG; this comes from the coding sequence ATGACCGGTGACAAGCACCCGCTCCCCCCCGGAGTCACCCGGCGCCCCGTGAGGCGCTACACCTCGGACGGCCAGCTCGCGCCCGCCGAGCCGGACGCCGTGGCCCTCGAGGAGCCGCTCGACATCCGCGTCAGCGGGGACACCGTGGCCGTCACCATGCGCACGCCGGGCGCGGACCGGTTCCTCGTCACGGGCTTCCTCTTCGCCGAGGGTCTCATCCACTCCGCCGAGGACCTGGGAGGACTCGCGCACTGTGGCCGGCCGGGAGAGGAGGGCTACGGCAACATCGTCGAGGTGACGCCCGCTCCCGGGCTCGTCATCGACCTGGAGCGCGTGGGCGCCACGAAGCGCGGAACGCTCACGACCGCGGCCTGTGGCGTGTGCGGCCGGCGCAGCGTGGACGATCTCATGGCCACGTGCTCGCCCGTGCCCCCGGGACCGGAGCTCCCCGCGTCCGTGCTCGCCCGCGCCACCGAGCACCTGCGCACCGTGCAGCCCAACTTCGCCCGCACCGGCGGAGTCCATGCCGCCGCCGCGCTCGACGAGACGGGTAAGGTGCTCGCGGCCTTCGAGGACGTGGGCCGCCACAACGCCGTGGACAAGGTGGTGGGGGCGCTGCTGCTCGAGCACGGCCTGCGCTCGGCACGGGCCTCCCAACCCGCCGCGATGCGCCCCACCGTGCTCGTGGTCAGCGGGCGCGTCAGCTTCGAGATCATCCAGAAGGCCGCCATGGCCCGCTGCCCCATCGTGGCCAGCGTCTCCGCGGGCAGCTCACTCGCCATCGACCTCGCCGAGCGCGCGGGCATCACGCTCGCCACCTTCGTGCGCAACGGGCGCTTCAACGTGTACACGCACCCCGAGCGCATCCACGAAGGGTAA
- the mobB gene encoding molybdopterin-guanine dinucleotide biosynthesis protein B has translation MRPPALAVVGWSGSGKTTLLSRLVPELRQRGLRVGVVKHSSDSHPLHREGSDTARYAASGAAFVAFANPAGVQLSFPEPSEHVLSLLERFADTVDLVLVEGWKQGPLPKLEVWREGLGPLLAATRQDVLAVVGDEGAVPEAMKRFAPDDVRGIAAFLQQCLRDGVLR, from the coding sequence ATGCGACCGCCCGCGCTCGCCGTCGTTGGCTGGTCCGGCTCGGGGAAGACGACACTCCTCTCGCGGCTCGTGCCCGAGCTGCGCCAGCGAGGCCTGCGCGTGGGCGTGGTGAAGCACTCGTCCGACTCGCACCCGCTGCACCGCGAGGGCAGTGACACCGCGCGCTACGCCGCGTCCGGCGCCGCCTTCGTCGCCTTCGCCAACCCTGCCGGCGTGCAGCTCTCCTTCCCCGAGCCCTCCGAGCACGTGCTGTCCCTGCTCGAGCGCTTCGCCGACACCGTGGACCTGGTGCTCGTCGAGGGGTGGAAGCAGGGGCCGCTGCCCAAGCTCGAGGTCTGGCGCGAGGGGCTCGGCCCCCTGCTCGCGGCGACGCGACAGGACGTGCTCGCCGTGGTGGGTGATGAGGGAGCCGTGCCCGAGGCCATGAAACGGTTCGCGCCAGACGACGTGCGAGGGATTGCCGCCTTCCTCCAGCAATGCCTTCGGGACGGAGTCCTGCGATGA